One Pyxicephalus adspersus chromosome 3, UCB_Pads_2.0, whole genome shotgun sequence genomic window carries:
- the LOC140327351 gene encoding probable N-acetyltransferase camello, producing MAEYKIRDYRDSDYEVVRELFSHGMSEYVPSVCIHILKQPWVLFVLTCTFLILLCSAKSFILPIMAVTLLLALGRQILGYCWSMYIDHCLNEDLRDIQKTYMEAQGCHFWVADAEDSIVGTVAVKPSDENPEELILKRMSVRKDFRGLGIGKALSREVISFARRGRYKAVILNTLMVQVEAKNMYESVGFKKYLEYVMPTIYGKLINFTISKYRYDILPGS from the coding sequence ATGGCGGAGTATAAAATCCGGGACTATCGAGATTCGGACTATGAGGTGGTCCGGGAGCTGTTCTCTCACGGAATGAGTGAATACGTCCCCAGTGTCTGCATCCACATCCTCAAACAGCCCTGGGTCCTCTTCGTCTTGACCTGCACCTTCCTAATCCTTCTCTGCAGCGCCAAATCCTTCATCTTACCCATTATGGCCGTCACCCTTCTTCTGGCATTGGGACGCCAGATCCTGGGTTACTGCTGGTCAATGTACATAGACCATTGCCTGAATGAGGACCTGAGGGACATCCAGAAGACATACATGGAGGCTCAAGGTTGCCATTTCTGGGTGGCTGACGCTGAGGACAGCATCGTGGGAACCGTCGCCGTGAAGCCTTCGGATGAGAACCCAGAGGAATTAATTCTAAAGCGAATGTCGGTTAGGAAAGACTTCAGAGGGCTCGGCATTGGCAAAGCCTTATCACGAGAGGTGATCAGCTTTGCCAGACGAGGGCGCTACAAGGCCGTTATCCTCAACACGCTGATGGTCCAGGTGGAAGCCAAAAATATGTACGAGAGCGTGGGTTTCAAAAAGTACCTGGAGTATGTAATGCCCACCATATATGGAAAGCTGATCAACTTTACCATCTCCAAGTATCGCTACGACATCTTACCAGGGAGCTAG
- the LOC140327580 gene encoding probable N-acetyltransferase 8B — protein MILVVMGLWFGTRYLFMAYVRFSLSDDMLDIRKYYLERDDYSFWVAESGGELVGTVAALPSSEPGGEKHLELKRLSVSKSHRGKGIAKALCRMVIDFARERDCEAVVLTTTLAQISAWKMYEKMGFRRVQSFIPPNFLYKLFSFKVLAYQYDLPSH, from the coding sequence ATGATCTTGGTGGTGATGGGTTTATGGTTCGGAACCCGTTATTTGTTTATGGCATATGTCCGCTTTTCCCTTTCGGATGACATGCTGGATATTCGGAAGTACTACTTGGAGCGGGATGATTATAGCTTCTGGGTGGCAGAATCAGGAGGAGAGTTGGTAGGGACAGTGGCCGCACTTCCTTCTTCAGAACCCGGTGGTGAAAAACACTTAGAACTGAAGCGTCTTTCAGTGTCTAAAAGCCACCGTGGTAAAGGCATTGCCAAGGCATTGTGCAGGATGGTGATTGACTTTGCCCGGGAGAGAGACTGTGAGGCTGTGGTGTTAACTACCACTTTAGCCCAAATCAGTGCCTGGAAGATGTATGAAAAGATGGGCTTCAGACGAGTACAATCCTTTATACCACCAAACtttctttacaaattatttaGCTTTAAAGTCTTGGCCTACCAGTATGACCTCCCAAGCCATTGA
- the LOC140327854 gene encoding N-acetyltransferase 8-like yields the protein MSDYHIRLYKDSDYKAVRDMFSRGIKEHTKTAFLHTLGLTRIWALLLATFLVFLQITGSLLLSTTVVTLSVVALWFLNRYVYAAYVEYSLNSDMMNIRKYYLERDGYCFWVAELAGEVVGMVAAIPPSPPNGGNQVELKRLSVSLKHRGKGIAKALCSRVIDYARKRGSSAVVLSTSLSQIDASTLYLKMGFRRTFTEYAPFIIAKFIDFRILFYQLDIPVRS from the coding sequence ATGAGTGACTATCATATTCGGCTGTACAAAGACTCTGATTACAAGGCAGTACGAGATATGTTTTCCCGAGGCATTAAAGAACACACCAAGACTGCTTTCCTTCACACTCTTGGTCTCACACGAATCTGGGCTCTCTTGCTGGCCACATTCTTGGTTTTCCTACAGATCACTGGGTCTTTACTCCTCTCCACCACAGTAGTGACTCTCAGTGTAGTTGCACTTTGGTTCTTGAACAGATATGTATATGCTGCTTATGTTGAATATAGCCTGAATAGTGACATGATGAATATACGGAAATATTACTTGGAGCGAGATGGTTACTGTTTCTGGGTGGCGGAGCTGGCTGGAGAAGTTGTGGGAATGGTCGCTGCCATTCCTCCATCTCCTCCCAATGGGGGAAACCAAGTGGAGCTCAAGAGACTGTCAGTTTCACTGAAACACAGAGGAAAAGGGATCGCCAAGGCCTTGTGTAGCAGGGTCATTGACTATGCCCGGAAGAGAGGCAGCAGTGCTGTGGTGTTGAGTACCTCTTTGTCTCAAATTGATGCTTCAACGTTATATCTCAAGATGGGCTTCAGAAGAACTTTTACTGAATATGCACCATTTATAATAGCAAAATTTATTGACTTCAGGATTTTGTTTTACCAGTTAGACATTCCTGTTCGTAGCTAA